A window of Clostridium sp. 'White wine YQ' contains these coding sequences:
- a CDS encoding ABC transporter ATP-binding protein — protein MKEYALKVNNLTKSYSGVKSLSDVSLTLEEGKIYGLIGQNGAGKTTFMRLIAGHSFPTSGSIELFGNKGDKDLQKERKRIGCMIEYPSITLNMTAKENLRLHRVMKGIPNKEIEDELLELVGLSETGKKKAKNFSLGMKQRLGIAIALIGNPEFLILDEPINGLDPIGVVEIRNLLKKLCEEKQMTILISSHNLPELYQTATDYIIIHKGEIKQTLTHSELEEKSKHHILIRCDEPEKLVRVLEMNLNTSNYKVMPDKSVKLYDYLDDKKAVAKAIYDNEIIVTNFSVEGDTLENFFISVIGGGQNA, from the coding sequence ATGAAAGAATATGCTTTAAAAGTAAATAACCTGACTAAAAGCTATAGTGGAGTAAAATCTTTAAGTGATGTGTCTCTTACATTAGAAGAGGGTAAAATATATGGACTAATAGGACAAAATGGTGCAGGAAAAACTACATTTATGCGTCTAATAGCTGGACATTCTTTCCCGACCAGTGGAAGCATTGAACTATTTGGAAATAAAGGTGATAAGGATTTGCAGAAGGAAAGAAAAAGAATTGGCTGCATGATTGAATATCCGAGTATTACACTTAACATGACAGCAAAAGAAAACTTAAGACTTCATAGAGTGATGAAAGGGATTCCAAATAAAGAGATAGAAGATGAACTTTTAGAGTTAGTTGGTTTAAGTGAAACAGGAAAAAAGAAAGCAAAGAATTTTTCATTAGGTATGAAGCAACGTTTAGGAATTGCTATTGCACTTATAGGAAATCCTGAGTTTCTTATATTAGATGAGCCAATTAATGGGCTAGATCCAATTGGGGTTGTGGAAATAAGGAATCTATTAAAAAAATTATGTGAAGAAAAGCAAATGACAATACTAATATCAAGTCATAATTTGCCGGAGTTATATCAGACTGCAACAGATTATATTATTATTCATAAAGGCGAGATTAAGCAGACCTTAACACATTCAGAACTGGAGGAAAAGTCCAAGCACCATATTCTTATTAGATGTGATGAACCAGAAAAACTAGTAAGAGTTTTAGAGATGAATTTAAATACATCAAACTATAAAGTTATGCCTGATAAGAGTGTTAAACTTTATGATTATCTTGATGATAAAAAAGCTGTAGCAAAAGCTATATATGATAATGAGATAATAGTTACAAACTTTTCTGTTGAAGGAGATACTCTTGAAAACTTCTTTATTTCAGTTATAGGAGGTGGGCAAAATGCTTAA
- a CDS encoding YhgE/Pip domain-containing protein, producing MSLKNSSDSKKTMKIILAISIAAVMIIPMLYSSIYLGAFWNPYGSLKNVPVAFVNQDKSVTKDDKTYEIGKELEDNLKNNDKVSWKFVSYDEAKKGVEGKDYYAMIVIPEDFSKKIADAQDGKFNTPEVIYEGNTGKNFIFSQISERVAESLKSEISSNIQKEISKALVDNLYDVKVSIKNAGDGAGELQNGTQKLLDGGNELSQGVGQAKTGSNELQNGLDKLASGQKQVYDGSGELIKGLNEFKSNLTQSNSQINSLVDGAKLVSDGANGLAEGAKTVDPNKLTAAADGIKLASQGIDGSDAVLQAEINSINNSDISPQDKVKILTAIGGIHAVSGQNIGKNIGDPLKDSANKLNQLVIGLPQLQAGSLKVYNGVSMLASGLSDTQTKAAVGADKLIAGAKGIQNGSGTILNGLNTASEKTGELSSGLGKLNSGSKDLVNGLMDANDGAEKLSDGLNDGYNEMNSNLKFNSDDMSKFVSEPVSLKDNSINGVKYYGEGLAPYFVSLSLWLGAMFVNLIMSIIKRLDIVENKFLKSFIGKFAAGSLMTIVQALILSFALVKGLKIDVTSIPNFYLSNMFISVVFFSVMFGVSYAIGIIGTPIMFVVFLLQLSSSGGTFPIETAPTFYKVVGHVFPMTYSINTLRMIISGINSSVLHQDIRIMITFMFAFLVGGYVIKSLLNLITKKDRIYNNFDRDAEAA from the coding sequence ATGAGTTTAAAAAATTCCAGTGATAGCAAAAAAACAATGAAAATTATCTTAGCTATATCAATTGCAGCTGTTATGATTATACCTATGTTATATTCTTCTATCTATCTAGGTGCTTTCTGGAATCCATATGGGAGTCTTAAGAATGTGCCAGTAGCATTTGTAAATCAAGATAAGTCAGTTACTAAAGATGATAAAACTTATGAAATAGGTAAGGAATTAGAAGATAATCTAAAGAACAATGATAAGGTGTCTTGGAAGTTTGTAAGCTATGATGAAGCAAAAAAAGGGGTAGAAGGCAAGGACTATTATGCAATGATAGTAATTCCAGAAGACTTCTCTAAGAAGATAGCGGATGCTCAAGATGGAAAGTTTAATACACCAGAAGTTATATATGAAGGGAATACAGGGAAAAATTTTATATTCTCTCAAATTTCTGAAAGAGTAGCTGAAAGTCTTAAATCAGAAATAAGTTCAAATATACAAAAAGAAATTTCAAAAGCATTAGTGGACAACCTGTATGATGTAAAAGTCTCAATAAAGAATGCTGGAGATGGAGCAGGAGAGCTTCAAAACGGTACACAAAAGTTATTAGATGGGGGAAATGAATTATCACAAGGGGTTGGACAAGCAAAAACTGGTTCAAATGAACTTCAAAATGGATTAGATAAGCTAGCTAGCGGGCAAAAGCAAGTTTATGACGGATCAGGAGAATTAATTAAAGGATTAAATGAATTTAAGAGTAACTTAACTCAATCTAATAGCCAAATAAATTCTTTAGTAGATGGAGCTAAACTTGTAAGCGATGGAGCCAATGGCTTAGCAGAAGGAGCAAAAACTGTAGATCCTAATAAACTTACGGCAGCTGCTGATGGTATTAAGCTAGCATCACAAGGCATTGATGGTTCTGATGCAGTACTGCAAGCAGAAATTAATAGTATTAATAATTCTGATATTTCTCCGCAAGATAAAGTGAAAATACTTACAGCAATTGGTGGTATTCATGCAGTAAGTGGACAAAATATAGGTAAGAATATAGGTGATCCTTTAAAGGATTCAGCAAATAAATTAAATCAATTAGTGATTGGATTACCTCAGTTGCAAGCTGGTAGTCTAAAAGTATATAATGGCGTTAGCATGTTAGCTAGTGGGCTTTCAGATACTCAAACTAAGGCAGCTGTAGGAGCAGATAAACTAATTGCGGGCGCAAAAGGAATTCAAAACGGAAGTGGAACTATTCTAAATGGATTAAATACTGCTTCTGAGAAGACTGGAGAATTATCTAGTGGATTAGGAAAGCTAAATAGCGGTTCTAAGGACTTAGTAAATGGATTAATGGATGCTAATGATGGAGCTGAAAAACTTAGTGATGGATTAAATGATGGGTATAATGAAATGAATAGTAATCTTAAGTTTAACTCAGATGACATGTCAAAATTCGTTTCTGAACCAGTCTCTTTAAAAGATAATTCTATAAATGGAGTTAAGTACTATGGAGAAGGTTTGGCACCGTATTTTGTTTCATTATCATTATGGCTAGGAGCCATGTTTGTAAACTTAATAATGTCTATTATTAAGCGCCTAGATATTGTAGAAAATAAATTCTTAAAAAGTTTTATTGGAAAGTTCGCTGCAGGCTCATTAATGACAATAGTTCAAGCTTTAATCCTAAGCTTTGCATTAGTAAAAGGATTAAAAATTGATGTGACAAGTATACCTAACTTTTACTTAAGTAATATGTTCATTTCTGTAGTATTCTTTAGTGTAATGTTTGGAGTATCTTATGCAATAGGAATTATAGGAACACCAATTATGTTTGTTGTATTTTTACTTCAACTTTCATCTTCAGGTGGAACATTCCCTATTGAAACAGCCCCAACATTCTATAAAGTTGTAGGACATGTTTTCCCAATGACTTATTCAATAAATACACTAAGAATGATCATATCAGGTATAAATTCTTCAGTGCTTCACCAGGATATTAGAATAATGATAACATTTATGTTTGCATTCTTAGTTGGCGGGTATGTAATAAAATCATTACTAAATTTAATTACAAAGAAAGATAGAATATATAATAATTTTGATAGAGATGCTGAAGCAGCATAA
- a CDS encoding VanZ family protein, which translates to MEKNKNNEVKLTSGLFIVYFLVLIWIILFKMQVSFNNLPHFRGVNLIPFAGSVIRNNHLDYNEIILNMIVFIPFGLYLSMIKPNWFFCKKIISIAGVSLLFELLQFIFAIGATDITDLISNTLGGAVGIGFYFVFSKILKHKTNKVLSILALIGTIGIILLGILISRMVTFRFKVH; encoded by the coding sequence ATGGAAAAAAACAAAAACAATGAAGTAAAACTAACATCCGGATTGTTTATAGTGTATTTTTTAGTTTTAATCTGGATTATTTTATTTAAAATGCAAGTTTCTTTTAATAACTTACCGCATTTTAGAGGAGTGAATTTGATACCTTTTGCTGGTTCAGTTATTAGAAATAATCATCTGGATTATAATGAGATAATTCTAAATATGATAGTGTTTATACCCTTTGGATTGTATTTGAGCATGATAAAACCTAATTGGTTCTTTTGTAAAAAGATCATCTCAATAGCAGGTGTCAGTCTATTATTTGAACTATTACAATTCATATTTGCAATTGGGGCAACTGATATAACAGATTTAATTAGCAATACACTTGGAGGTGCTGTAGGAATAGGATTTTATTTTGTGTTTTCTAAAATATTGAAACATAAAACTAACAAAGTTCTAAGTATCTTAGCCTTGATTGGAACAATAGGAATTATATTATTAGGGATACTGATATCTAGAATGGTCACTTTTAGGTTTAAAGTACATTAA
- a CDS encoding VanZ family protein — protein MFINRIVAFIIGIPLVIIIEIFRYFKVKSQNKKFINYKEVSIVLLFIYFIVLISITLLPFYINLSHRAMLDRPEPNIVPVFNTIKDMVNTPLGERHYMIEFWVVNILGNLMLLAPLSVLAPIITNKFRSYRSVTLLCFSVSLLIESLQYISYFFGNFRSVDIDDVILNTLGALIGFFVFKLLNNKVIDSYIEKQLE, from the coding sequence ATGTTTATTAACAGAATAGTAGCATTTATAATAGGTATTCCATTAGTAATTATCATAGAAATTTTTAGATATTTCAAAGTAAAATCGCAAAATAAGAAATTTATAAATTATAAAGAAGTAAGCATAGTACTACTTTTTATTTATTTCATAGTATTAATCTCAATTACATTACTTCCATTTTATATAAATTTATCCCATAGAGCAATGCTGGACAGGCCTGAACCTAATATAGTTCCAGTGTTTAATACAATTAAGGATATGGTAAATACACCTCTAGGTGAAAGACATTATATGATTGAATTTTGGGTAGTAAATATTCTAGGTAATTTAATGCTATTAGCGCCCTTATCAGTCCTAGCTCCAATAATCACTAATAAATTTAGAAGCTATAGAAGTGTTACACTTCTTTGCTTTTCAGTATCATTATTAATTGAATCTCTTCAATACATATCATATTTTTTTGGAAACTTTAGATCAGTTGATATTGATGATGTGATTTTAAATACATTAGGAGCGCTGATAGGATTTTTTGTATTTAAGCTTTTAAATAATAAAGTAATTGATAGTTATATAGAAAAACAGTTGGAATAA
- a CDS encoding acyltransferase, whose product MKEKNNYFETLKVFACVAVIAIHATGFIVVNRNLSFTTNWWGAIVYNSIGRWAVPIFIMISGALLLEKEREVNLKKRIIRIIIPLLFWGIFFYLFNLYAFGQIQAFSIYDMVSGLLMGTTSYHMWYLYMLLGLYLSLPIIKIFINSASKNNIEYFMGICFVVSGILPLITKFLGIDVNLKVTIFGWEVGYFVLGYYLNNYRLNKVIENGIYLTGFLSIFITIFGTAQLYKSGSLDEFFLSSGSITCILMSMAIFLLAKNFLNKKDDIIEILSSNTFGIYLIHPFFLTIIRMNVLGIDLSNITGNAIIDIPIVVFLAFMGSCLLSIIFRKIKYLKRVVS is encoded by the coding sequence ATGAAAGAAAAAAATAATTATTTTGAAACATTAAAGGTATTTGCTTGTGTTGCAGTAATTGCAATTCATGCAACAGGCTTTATCGTAGTAAATAGAAATTTATCATTTACTACGAATTGGTGGGGAGCTATAGTATATAATTCTATAGGTAGATGGGCTGTGCCAATTTTTATAATGATAAGTGGTGCTTTATTATTAGAGAAAGAAAGAGAAGTTAATTTAAAGAAGAGGATAATAAGAATTATTATACCATTATTATTCTGGGGGATTTTCTTTTACTTGTTTAATTTATATGCATTCGGACAAATTCAAGCATTTTCAATTTATGATATGGTTAGTGGATTATTAATGGGCACTACATCATATCATATGTGGTATTTATATATGCTACTTGGATTATATCTTTCATTACCTATTATTAAAATATTTATTAATTCTGCTTCAAAAAACAATATAGAGTATTTTATGGGGATATGTTTTGTTGTAAGTGGTATTTTGCCACTAATCACAAAGTTTTTAGGTATTGATGTAAATCTAAAGGTAACTATATTTGGGTGGGAAGTTGGATACTTTGTGCTAGGATACTACTTAAATAATTATAGATTAAATAAAGTGATAGAAAATGGAATATACCTAACAGGGTTTTTGAGCATTTTTATAACTATATTTGGAACTGCTCAGCTTTATAAGAGCGGAAGTTTAGATGAGTTTTTTCTAAGTAGTGGATCAATAACTTGTATTTTAATGTCTATGGCAATTTTTCTATTAGCCAAGAATTTCTTGAATAAAAAGGATGATATAATAGAGATATTATCAAGTAACACTTTTGGTATATATTTAATCCATCCATTTTTCTTAACAATTATAAGAATGAATGTATTAGGAATAGATTTAAGTAATATAACTGGTAATGCTATTATT
- a CDS encoding sensor histidine kinase: MMVAVCVLTIIIILLVIYLVFMELQLEYINKQLGKRLKDKTRQPISLALQSRKLNTLGANINRCLKAEETLRLKSVNEEKRVKELIANISHDLRTPLTAIKGYQQLMEKSELNDNQRNKLEIAQKHTQELGNLIEYFFEYSYLINTEPEISLESINITNMVTECLVSAIPLLEEKNLKLDFEEAPPIYVYVDKEMAKRVIQNLIRNCIQHSSGDIEVKVLIKEETVISFKNPVGNSKEIDVNRIFERFYTGDKARKNSTGLGLSIVKILVEQMGGSVFAALEDDKLDIQVKFPLI, encoded by the coding sequence ATGATGGTTGCAGTTTGCGTATTAACAATTATAATAATTTTACTTGTAATATATTTAGTATTTATGGAGCTGCAACTAGAGTATATAAATAAGCAACTAGGTAAAAGACTAAAAGACAAAACACGTCAACCAATAAGTTTGGCACTTCAGAGTAGAAAACTAAATACTTTGGGGGCAAATATAAATAGATGCCTTAAGGCGGAGGAAACCCTCCGTCTTAAAAGTGTTAATGAGGAGAAGAGAGTTAAGGAGTTAATCGCAAATATTTCACATGATTTACGTACACCATTAACTGCTATAAAGGGATATCAGCAGCTTATGGAAAAAAGTGAATTAAATGATAATCAGCGAAATAAGCTTGAAATTGCACAAAAACATACACAAGAATTAGGGAATTTAATTGAGTATTTTTTTGAGTATTCGTATCTTATTAATACAGAACCAGAGATTAGTTTAGAATCTATTAATATAACAAATATGGTAACAGAATGTTTAGTTTCAGCAATTCCTTTATTAGAAGAAAAAAATTTGAAGCTAGATTTTGAAGAAGCCCCACCTATATATGTATATGTAGATAAAGAAATGGCTAAGCGAGTCATTCAAAATCTAATAAGAAATTGTATTCAGCATTCAAGTGGAGATATAGAAGTTAAGGTGTTAATAAAGGAAGAAACAGTAATATCATTTAAAAACCCAGTTGGAAATTCTAAGGAGATTGATGTTAATAGGATATTTGAACGATTCTACACTGGAGATAAGGCAAGGAAAAATAGCACAGGATTAGGGCTATCCATTGTAAAAATTTTAGTGGAGCAGATGGGTGGTAGTGTATTTGCAGCATTAGAAGATGATAAATTAGACATTCAAGTAAAGTTTCCTTTAATATAG
- a CDS encoding response regulator transcription factor, with amino-acid sequence MEKILIIEDNKDVNMMLAEALSSEGYLIKSSFTGIEGIKEARTEMYDLILLDIMLPYKSGDEILREIREFSDIPVIIISAKDMVGTKIDLLKLGADDYITKPFDLGEVAARIATNLRRSNRQKVNKIFKYKDMVLDPATKNVMVNDIELDLTAKEYLIIELLMQNLGKVFSKGNIYESIWKEEYLGDDNAVKTHMSNLRTKLKKANPEEEYIETVWGLGYRLYKE; translated from the coding sequence ATGGAAAAAATACTTATTATTGAAGATAATAAAGATGTAAATATGATGTTAGCAGAAGCACTAAGTTCTGAGGGGTATTTAATAAAATCATCTTTTACAGGTATTGAAGGAATTAAAGAAGCAAGGACAGAAATGTATGATTTGATCTTATTAGATATTATGCTTCCTTATAAAAGTGGAGATGAGATTTTAAGAGAAATTAGAGAATTCTCAGATATACCTGTAATTATTATATCAGCTAAGGATATGGTAGGAACTAAAATTGACTTATTAAAATTAGGGGCAGATGATTATATTACAAAGCCTTTTGATTTAGGTGAAGTTGCTGCACGAATAGCTACAAATTTAAGACGTTCTAATAGACAAAAAGTAAATAAAATTTTTAAGTATAAGGATATGGTGCTTGACCCAGCTACAAAAAATGTAATGGTTAATGATATTGAGTTAGATTTAACAGCAAAAGAGTATTTAATTATTGAACTATTAATGCAAAACCTAGGTAAGGTATTTTCTAAAGGTAATATTTATGAATCAATATGGAAAGAAGAATACCTTGGAGATGATAATGCTGTAAAAACCCATATGAGTAATTTACGTACTAAACTAAAAAAAGCAAATCCAGAAGAAGAATATATAGAGACTGTATGGGGACTAGGTTATAGATTATATAAAGAATAA
- the hcp gene encoding hydroxylamine reductase, which produces MSMFCYQCQETAGCTGCTKVGVCGKDEHVAKAQDLLIYVTKGLAIVSNEGRKVGVTDAKVDKYIVANLFTTITNANFDRDSILDRVKETLQIREALKTKVTKAGGQVGEVIITGGFFKKLFGMQTKEVIMPDAVAWTADNTIEFDAKAEKVGVLATENEDIRSLRELITYGLKGLSAYMKHAMNLKYNNEEVHAFMSKALAATIDDSLTVDNLVALALEAGKFGVDGMALLDKANTETYGHPEITTVDIGVRKNPGILISGHDLRDLEMLLEQTEGTGVDVYTHGEMLAGQYYPKFKKYSHFAGNYGNAWWKQKEEFEKFNGAILMTTNCIVIPKDSYKDRLFTTGATGMPGCAHIEAKADGTKDFSKVIEMAKKCKAPTEIEKGQIVGGFAHNQVLALADKVVDAVKTGAIKRFFVMAGCDGRAKSRNYYTEFAEKLPKDTVILTAGCAKYKYNKLNLGDIGGIPRVLDAGQCNDSYSLVVIALKLQEVFGLKSVNELPISYNIAWYEQKAVIVLLSLLYLGVKNIHLGPTLPAFLSPNVAKVLVDNFGIGGITNVEDDMKMFMES; this is translated from the coding sequence ATGTCAATGTTTTGTTATCAATGTCAAGAAACTGCTGGATGCACAGGTTGTACTAAAGTAGGAGTATGTGGTAAAGACGAGCATGTAGCAAAAGCTCAAGATTTATTAATATATGTAACTAAAGGACTAGCTATAGTAAGTAATGAAGGTAGAAAAGTTGGAGTTACAGATGCTAAAGTTGATAAATATATAGTAGCGAATTTATTCACTACAATTACAAATGCAAATTTTGATAGAGATTCTATTTTAGATAGAGTAAAAGAAACTTTACAAATTAGAGAAGCTTTAAAAACTAAAGTTACTAAAGCCGGCGGACAAGTTGGAGAAGTAATAATAACTGGAGGTTTCTTTAAAAAGTTATTTGGAATGCAAACAAAAGAAGTTATCATGCCAGATGCAGTAGCTTGGACAGCTGATAATACTATAGAATTTGATGCTAAAGCTGAAAAAGTTGGAGTACTTGCAACAGAAAATGAAGATATAAGAAGCTTAAGAGAACTTATAACTTATGGACTTAAGGGATTATCTGCTTATATGAAGCATGCTATGAACTTAAAATACAATAATGAAGAAGTTCATGCATTTATGTCAAAAGCATTAGCAGCTACAATAGATGATAGTTTAACTGTTGACAATTTAGTTGCACTTGCATTAGAAGCAGGAAAATTCGGTGTAGATGGTATGGCATTACTTGATAAAGCAAACACTGAAACTTATGGACATCCTGAAATAACAACTGTAGATATTGGAGTTAGAAAAAATCCAGGAATATTGATTTCAGGACATGATTTAAGAGATTTAGAAATGTTACTTGAGCAAACAGAAGGAACTGGAGTAGACGTATATACTCACGGAGAAATGCTTGCTGGACAATACTATCCAAAGTTTAAGAAATATAGCCACTTTGCAGGTAACTATGGTAACGCATGGTGGAAACAAAAAGAAGAATTTGAAAAGTTTAACGGAGCAATTCTTATGACTACTAATTGCATAGTTATTCCTAAGGATTCATATAAAGATAGGTTATTTACAACTGGAGCTACTGGAATGCCAGGATGTGCTCATATTGAAGCTAAAGCAGATGGAACAAAAGATTTCTCAAAGGTTATTGAAATGGCTAAGAAATGTAAAGCTCCAACTGAAATTGAAAAAGGACAAATCGTTGGTGGATTTGCTCATAACCAAGTTTTAGCACTAGCAGATAAAGTTGTAGATGCAGTTAAAACTGGTGCAATAAAGAGATTCTTTGTAATGGCTGGTTGTGATGGAAGAGCAAAATCAAGAAATTACTATACAGAATTTGCAGAAAAGTTACCAAAAGATACAGTTATTTTAACAGCAGGTTGTGCTAAATATAAATATAACAAATTAAACTTAGGTGATATCGGAGGAATTCCAAGAGTATTAGATGCTGGACAATGTAATGATTCATATTCATTAGTTGTAATAGCTCTAAAACTTCAAGAAGTATTTGGATTAAAGAGTGTTAATGAATTACCTATATCATACAACATAGCTTGGTATGAACAAAAAGCTGTAATTGTATTATTATCATTATTATACTTAGGTGTTAAGAACATTCATTTAGGACCAACACTTCCAGCATTCCTTTCACCAAATGTTGCTAAGGTATTAGTAGATAACTTTGGTATTGGCGGAATCACTAATGTTGAAGATGATATGAAGATGTTTATGGAAAGCTAA
- a CDS encoding ABC transporter permease has translation MLNLIQADLFKLRKSMAIKVLVGITTFSSIVMALMAYFIPKGTIDKSMTGIGFMFSDINMMSIIGAVIAGIFICGDFDNKVIHTAVSSGYSRGTIIIGKSIVFLISIGILLIPYTLVTVICLKSGFTFSMGSVGVGFLNLITRNSGIALASGYVGKLIVVMVTLIIVYGAQLSICIPISLTIRRPVFVIAIYYGITILFAQLVGIKDKFRVLSDIFSWTPYGGNYTFLTLDSGVGDILKALIVSLAFIAIMMIVSYSVFRRAEIK, from the coding sequence ATGCTTAATTTAATCCAAGCAGACTTATTTAAATTAAGAAAATCAATGGCAATTAAAGTTCTAGTTGGGATTACAACATTTAGCTCAATAGTGATGGCACTGATGGCGTATTTTATTCCTAAAGGAACTATTGATAAAAGCATGACTGGAATAGGATTTATGTTTTCAGACATAAATATGATGAGTATTATTGGAGCTGTTATTGCAGGAATTTTTATATGTGGTGATTTTGATAATAAAGTGATTCATACTGCTGTTTCAAGTGGATATAGTAGAGGTACAATTATTATAGGAAAATCAATTGTGTTTTTAATTTCAATAGGCATTTTATTAATTCCTTATACACTAGTAACAGTGATTTGTTTAAAATCAGGTTTCACATTTAGCATGGGTTCAGTAGGGGTAGGCTTTTTAAACTTGATAACTAGGAATTCAGGAATAGCCTTGGCTTCAGGTTATGTAGGGAAACTTATTGTTGTAATGGTAACTTTGATAATTGTATATGGTGCTCAATTAAGCATATGCATACCAATTTCTCTTACAATCAGAAGACCAGTATTTGTTATTGCTATTTATTATGGAATTACTATTCTTTTTGCTCAATTAGTAGGTATTAAAGATAAGTTTAGAGTGCTTAGTGATATTTTCTCTTGGACACCATATGGAGGAAACTATACTTTTTTAACTTTGGATTCTGGAGTAGGAGATATATTAAAAGCTCTTATTGTTAGTTTAGCATTTATAGCTATAATGATGATTGTTTCATACAGTGTTTTTAGAAGAGCAGAAATTAAGTAA
- a CDS encoding ArsR/SmtB family transcription factor, whose product MERERDIEAILKQFKECIPFFSVLADEIRQNIIILLGQELDGLNVNMITEKMPLSRPAISHHLKVLKQAGFVGSRKVGAENIYFLTLKEPIEKIKLLINSIEGN is encoded by the coding sequence ATGGAAAGAGAGAGAGACATAGAAGCTATTTTAAAGCAATTTAAGGAATGTATTCCTTTCTTTAGTGTTTTAGCAGATGAAATAAGACAAAACATTATAATTCTGTTAGGGCAAGAACTTGATGGACTCAATGTTAATATGATAACTGAAAAAATGCCTTTATCAAGGCCAGCTATTTCTCATCATTTAAAAGTTTTAAAGCAGGCAGGATTCGTAGGTAGCAGAAAAGTAGGAGCAGAAAATATTTATTTTCTTACATTAAAGGAACCAATAGAAAAAATAAAACTACTAATTAACTCAATTGAAGGAAACTAG